The following are encoded together in the Capsulimonas corticalis genome:
- the larE gene encoding ATP-dependent sacrificial sulfur transferase LarE — MPTLTRFLPVNQEPGSAAIPIEQKYDALRALLRGLGSVVVGFSGGADSALLMKAAYDELGEKALAVIALSESYARRERDEALALAAQIGVPVLTVEARELDNEDYASNPSNRCYFCKTELFTHLAKVAKEHQIPWIAYGANHDDLGDYRPGQQAASEFGVRAPLLEVGLTKAEIRHISKQLGLSTWDKPAMACLSSRFPYGVRITAELLARLDAAEDYLRHDLGFRQIRVRHHDTIARLEVDVAEMHRLLDPLLREEISERLKSLGYTYVAVELGGYKSGSLNATLKTAALSAPNGAANGH, encoded by the coding sequence TTGCCGACACTTACCCGTTTTTTACCAGTCAATCAGGAGCCCGGCTCCGCCGCGATTCCCATCGAACAAAAGTATGACGCCCTGCGCGCGCTGCTGCGCGGGCTTGGCTCGGTCGTGGTCGGCTTTAGCGGCGGCGCGGACAGCGCGCTGCTCATGAAGGCGGCGTACGACGAGCTGGGCGAAAAGGCGCTGGCGGTGATCGCGCTCTCCGAATCCTACGCGCGGCGCGAGCGCGATGAGGCGCTGGCGCTCGCGGCGCAGATCGGCGTCCCCGTGCTGACGGTGGAGGCGCGGGAGCTGGACAACGAAGACTACGCCTCCAACCCGTCCAACCGGTGCTACTTCTGCAAAACCGAGCTCTTTACGCATCTGGCGAAGGTCGCCAAAGAACACCAAATCCCGTGGATCGCCTACGGCGCGAACCACGACGATCTGGGCGATTATCGGCCCGGACAGCAGGCGGCGAGTGAGTTTGGCGTCCGCGCTCCGCTGCTGGAAGTGGGGCTGACCAAGGCGGAAATCCGGCATATCTCCAAACAACTGGGGCTTTCGACCTGGGATAAGCCCGCGATGGCCTGCCTGTCCTCGCGATTTCCCTATGGCGTGCGTATTACCGCTGAGCTGCTCGCGCGTTTAGATGCGGCCGAGGACTATCTGCGCCACGATCTGGGCTTCCGGCAGATCCGGGTTCGGCACCATGACACGATCGCCCGTCTGGAAGTGGATGTCGCCGAGATGCATCGCCTGCTGGACCCCCTCTTGCGCGAAGAGATCAGCGAGCGTCTCAAGTCGCTCGGTTACACGTATGTGGCGGTGGAACTGGGCGGGTACAAGAGCGGCAGCTTGAACGCAACGCTGAAGACGGCGGCGCTCTCGGCGCCAAACGGAGCGGCGAATGGACACTGA
- the larB gene encoding nickel pincer cofactor biosynthesis protein LarB: protein MDTERLAEMLRQVQGGDLSIEAALSALQSLPYESVGDFARLDHHRAIRTGMSEVIYCPGKSVDQTAQIALRLYERTGRVLATRAAPEQFDAVRALIPSAVFHTLARLISVGEFPAPKNPDRYVAVLTAGTADTPVGEEAALTLEWQGTRVERLYDVGVAGLHRLLDQLPIVQGADALVVAAGMEGALVSVVAGLVSRPVVAVPTSVGYGAAFGGVAALLTMLNSCAGGVAVVNIDNGFGAACYAHRIVNV from the coding sequence ATGGACACTGAACGCCTCGCCGAGATGCTCCGGCAAGTGCAGGGCGGCGATCTGAGCATTGAAGCCGCGCTCAGCGCGCTGCAATCCCTGCCCTACGAATCCGTGGGCGACTTCGCCCGGCTCGACCACCACCGCGCCATTCGGACGGGGATGTCCGAAGTCATCTATTGCCCCGGAAAAAGCGTGGATCAAACGGCCCAGATCGCCCTGCGTCTGTACGAGCGCACCGGGCGCGTCCTCGCCACCCGCGCGGCTCCCGAGCAGTTCGACGCCGTACGCGCGCTGATTCCCAGCGCCGTTTTCCATACGCTGGCGCGTTTGATCAGCGTGGGGGAATTCCCGGCGCCAAAGAACCCGGACCGTTACGTCGCCGTCCTGACGGCGGGAACGGCGGATACTCCCGTTGGGGAAGAAGCGGCGCTCACATTGGAGTGGCAGGGAACGCGCGTCGAGCGGCTGTACGATGTGGGAGTGGCGGGGCTGCATCGCTTATTGGATCAACTGCCGATCGTCCAGGGCGCGGACGCCCTGGTCGTGGCGGCGGGAATGGAAGGGGCGCTGGTCAGCGTCGTCGCGGGCCTGGTTTCGCGCCCCGTGGTCGCCGTGCCGACCAGTGTCGGCTACGGCGCGGCGTTCGGCGGAGTGGCCGCCTTGCTGACGATGCTCAACTCCTGCGCCGGCGGGGTCGCCGTCGTCAATATTGACAACGGCTTCGGCGCCGCCTGTTACGCGCATCGGATCGTGAATGTTTGA
- a CDS encoding IS3 family transposase (programmed frameshift), giving the protein MTNRKSYTEEFKREAIRLAEEKGNLSGAARDLGIAESLIAKWKKSLEVQPENPFPGKGNPSDPELAQLKRENARLKEENEILKKAVGNLHEPPAVRYRFIQDYAGRFSVQMLCEVMELKTRSYYAWRSEKRAVRRHEKQERDLALVDQIQKVHQQSYDRSYGSPRIHLELREQGIACGRHRVARLMQSHQIVAKKRRRFRVTTQSDHALPIAPNVLDRQFTVASPNQCWVGDITYLWTREGWLYLAVVLDLFSRRVVGWSMQATMETRLVCDALEMAIQRCCPQAGLVYHSDRGGQYAGLVYQDKLNCHGMVASMSRKGNCWDNAVAESFFSTLKTEMLPAQVSRMQVFRTRQVFRTREEAKACVFEYIEVWYNRKRRHSTLGYISPAQFEQRHFEQQQQLARAA; this is encoded by the exons ATGACGAACCGTAAATCTTACACCGAAGAGTTCAAACGCGAGGCGATCCGCCTGGCCGAGGAGAAGGGCAATCTCAGCGGCGCAGCACGCGATTTGGGAATTGCCGAAAGCTTGATCGCCAAATGGAAGAAGAGCTTGGAGGTCCAGCCTGAGAATCCTTTCCCCGGCAAAGGTAATCCCTCCGATCCCGAACTCGCACAGCTCAAACGCGAAAACGCCCGCCTCAAAGAGGAGAATGAAATCCTAAAAAAAGCGGTCGGTA ATCTTCACGAACCGCCCGCAGTGAGATACCGATTCATTCAAGACTATGCGGGACGATTTTCCGTGCAGATGCTCTGTGAGGTCATGGAGCTCAAAACCAGAAGCTATTACGCATGGCGCTCTGAGAAACGCGCCGTGCGTCGCCATGAAAAACAAGAGCGAGACTTGGCGTTGGTGGACCAGATCCAGAAAGTACACCAGCAAAGCTACGACAGAAGCTATGGCAGCCCACGCATCCATTTAGAGCTGCGAGAGCAAGGGATTGCTTGTGGTCGCCATCGAGTGGCGCGCTTGATGCAGTCCCATCAGATTGTGGCGAAGAAGAGACGACGTTTCCGAGTGACAACCCAATCGGATCATGCGTTGCCCATCGCTCCCAATGTGCTGGATCGACAGTTCACGGTGGCGTCTCCCAATCAATGCTGGGTGGGCGACATCACGTATCTGTGGACGCGTGAAGGCTGGCTGTATTTGGCGGTCGTCCTGGACTTGTTCAGCCGCCGTGTGGTCGGCTGGTCGATGCAGGCGACGATGGAAACCCGCTTGGTCTGTGACGCTCTCGAAATGGCAATCCAGCGGTGCTGTCCGCAGGCGGGGCTTGTTTACCATAGCGATCGAGGTGGGCAATACGCCGGCCTCGTTTACCAAGACAAACTGAATTGCCACGGCATGGTGGCCAGCATGAGCCGTAAGGGCAACTGCTGGGACAATGCCGTGGCGGAGAGTTTTTTCTCGACGTTGAAGACCGAGATGCTGCCTGCGCAAGTATCTCGAATGCAGGTATTTCGTACTCGGCAGGTATTTCGTACTCGGGAGGAAGCGAAAGCTTGTGTGTTCGAGTATATTGAAGTCTGGTATAACCGCAAGCGTCGACATTCGACGCTTGGTTATATCAGCCCCGCTCAATTTGAACAGCGCCATTTTGAG